One window of Salmo salar chromosome ssa11, Ssal_v3.1, whole genome shotgun sequence genomic DNA carries:
- the LOC106563409 gene encoding radial spoke head protein 6 homolog A isoform X2, with protein sequence MESEGAPLNDQREQTSICFKAFMLKNSTTSNLNLYDHLARVLTKVMDERPENVVDVIEDMSHEVKRGLLLDKQSTLRDIPLSPAAHLLAEQQMLLFSWGGGDDGDQEVETPLPNVSEVGFLLEQAGVGLGREEMLRVFLALKKLVNSQPLARCRLWGKILGTEGNYLVAEGEYRDGEEEGINEETAEDAEGEPRDDAEVVEVIDTLPRSTFKPPPVVPTEDNRTGVNKFTYFVCREPGLPWMRLPTVTPTQITAARHIRKFFTGRLDAPIVSYPPFPGNEANYLRAQIARISAGTQGRCVWVNLAEKPEDDFEEEADEEVKEADEPEPEVGPPLLTPLSEDAEITTTPPWSSKMSSTLISQFAIAVLRSNLWPGAYAYASGKKFENIYFGWGLKFAGEAYTPTFPTMPQREYTSGPEITEALDPSLEEEQALKAALEEQKTAQDETEGLGGDEEDDD encoded by the exons ATGGAGTCAGAGGGAGCACCACTGAACGATCAAAGGGAGCAGACATCGATCTGCTTCAAGGCCTTTATGCTAAAAAATAGTACAACAAGTAACCTCAACCT CTATGACCATTTggcacgggtactgaccaaggTGATGGATGAGCGCCCAGAAAATGTGGTTGACGTAATTGAAGACATGAGCCATGAGGTGAAGCGGGGATTGCTGCTGGACAAGCAGAGCACATTGAGAGACATACCTCTGTCGCCTGCTGCACATCTCCTGGCTGAGCAGCAGATGTTGCTGTTTTCATGGGGAGGGGGTGATGATGGTGACCAAGAG GTAGAAACACCGCTCCCCAATGTGAGTGAAGTTGGCTTCTTACTGGAGCAGGCTGGAGTGGGACTGGGCAGAGAGGAGATGCTGAGGGTTTTCCTGGCACTCAAGAAGTTGGTAAATTCCCAACCACTAGCACGCTGCCGACTCTGGGGTAAAATCCTGGGCACAGAGGGCAACTATCTTGTTGCTGAGGGTGAGtacagagatggggaggaggaagggattAATGAGGAAACAGCGGAAGACGCAGAAGGAGAACCTCGGGATGATGCTGAGGTGGTGGAAGTG ATTGATACACTCCCAAGATCCACTTTCAAGCCGCCACCTGTGGTGCCAACGGAGGACAACCGCACAGGTGTGAACAAATTCACTTACTTTGTGTGCAGAGAGCCTGGCCTTCCCTGGATGAGGCTGCCCACTGTCACTCCTACCCAGATTACAGCTGCGCGCCACATCCGCAAATTCTTCACAGGGAGACTGGATGCCCCCATCGTCAGCTATCCTCCTTTCCCTGGCAATGAGGCCAACTATTTGCGAGCCCAAATTGCTCGCATCTCTGCCGGCACACAG GGTCGCTGTGTGTGGGTGAACCTGGCTGAGAAGCCTGAGGATGACTTTGAGGAGGAAGCAGATGAAGAGGTGAAGGAGGCTGATGAGCCTGAGCCAGAGGTGGGCCCCCCCCTCCTCACACCACTCTCTGAGGATGCAG AGATTACCACCACCCCTCCCTGGAGCTCCAAGATGTCCTCCACCCTCATCTCTCAGTTTGCTATTGCAGTGCTACGCTCCAACCTCTGGCCAGGGGCTTATGCTTATGCCAGTGGAAA GAAGTTTGAGAACATATACTTTGGCTGGGGCCTGAAATTTGCAGGGGAAGCCTACACCCCAACTTTTCCAACAATGCCCCAGCGAGAATACACCAGCGGGCCAGAGATCACAGAGGCCCTGGACCCTAGTCTGGAGGAAGAGCAGGCCCTGAAAGCAGCCCTGGAGGAGCAGAAGACTGCCCAAGATGAGACAGAGGGCCTGGGTGGAGATGAAGAGGATGATGATTGA
- the LOC106563409 gene encoding radial spoke head protein 6 homolog A isoform X1, whose amino-acid sequence MESEGAPLNDQREQTSICFKAFMLKNSTTSNLNLYDHLARVLTKVMDERPENVVDVIEDMSHEVKRGLLLDKQSTLRDIPLSPAAHLLAEQQMLLFSWGGGDDGDQEVETPLPNVSEVGFLLEQAGVGLGREEMLRVFLALKKLVNSQPLARCRLWGKILGTEGNYLVAEGEYRDGEEEGINEETAEDAEGEPRDDAEVVEVIDTLPRSTFKPPPVVPTEDNRTGVNKFTYFVCREPGLPWMRLPTVTPTQITAARHIRKFFTGRLDAPIVSYPPFPGNEANYLRAQIARISAGTQVSPLGFYQFGEEEGEEVEEGARDSFEENPDFEGIPVPEMAESLSTWVHHVQHILQQGRCVWVNLAEKPEDDFEEEADEEVKEADEPEPEVGPPLLTPLSEDAEITTTPPWSSKMSSTLISQFAIAVLRSNLWPGAYAYASGKKFENIYFGWGLKFAGEAYTPTFPTMPQREYTSGPEITEALDPSLEEEQALKAALEEQKTAQDETEGLGGDEEDDD is encoded by the exons ATGGAGTCAGAGGGAGCACCACTGAACGATCAAAGGGAGCAGACATCGATCTGCTTCAAGGCCTTTATGCTAAAAAATAGTACAACAAGTAACCTCAACCT CTATGACCATTTggcacgggtactgaccaaggTGATGGATGAGCGCCCAGAAAATGTGGTTGACGTAATTGAAGACATGAGCCATGAGGTGAAGCGGGGATTGCTGCTGGACAAGCAGAGCACATTGAGAGACATACCTCTGTCGCCTGCTGCACATCTCCTGGCTGAGCAGCAGATGTTGCTGTTTTCATGGGGAGGGGGTGATGATGGTGACCAAGAG GTAGAAACACCGCTCCCCAATGTGAGTGAAGTTGGCTTCTTACTGGAGCAGGCTGGAGTGGGACTGGGCAGAGAGGAGATGCTGAGGGTTTTCCTGGCACTCAAGAAGTTGGTAAATTCCCAACCACTAGCACGCTGCCGACTCTGGGGTAAAATCCTGGGCACAGAGGGCAACTATCTTGTTGCTGAGGGTGAGtacagagatggggaggaggaagggattAATGAGGAAACAGCGGAAGACGCAGAAGGAGAACCTCGGGATGATGCTGAGGTGGTGGAAGTG ATTGATACACTCCCAAGATCCACTTTCAAGCCGCCACCTGTGGTGCCAACGGAGGACAACCGCACAGGTGTGAACAAATTCACTTACTTTGTGTGCAGAGAGCCTGGCCTTCCCTGGATGAGGCTGCCCACTGTCACTCCTACCCAGATTACAGCTGCGCGCCACATCCGCAAATTCTTCACAGGGAGACTGGATGCCCCCATCGTCAGCTATCCTCCTTTCCCTGGCAATGAGGCCAACTATTTGCGAGCCCAAATTGCTCGCATCTCTGCCGGCACACAGGTTAGTCCACTCGGGTTCTACCAGTttggagaggaggaaggtgaggaggtagaggagggagcccGAGACAGCTTTGAAGAGAATCCTGACTTTGAGGGTATTCCTGTTCCTGAAATGGCAGAATCTCTATCCACCTGGGTGCATCATGTTCAACACATTCTCCAACAG GGTCGCTGTGTGTGGGTGAACCTGGCTGAGAAGCCTGAGGATGACTTTGAGGAGGAAGCAGATGAAGAGGTGAAGGAGGCTGATGAGCCTGAGCCAGAGGTGGGCCCCCCCCTCCTCACACCACTCTCTGAGGATGCAG AGATTACCACCACCCCTCCCTGGAGCTCCAAGATGTCCTCCACCCTCATCTCTCAGTTTGCTATTGCAGTGCTACGCTCCAACCTCTGGCCAGGGGCTTATGCTTATGCCAGTGGAAA GAAGTTTGAGAACATATACTTTGGCTGGGGCCTGAAATTTGCAGGGGAAGCCTACACCCCAACTTTTCCAACAATGCCCCAGCGAGAATACACCAGCGGGCCAGAGATCACAGAGGCCCTGGACCCTAGTCTGGAGGAAGAGCAGGCCCTGAAAGCAGCCCTGGAGGAGCAGAAGACTGCCCAAGATGAGACAGAGGGCCTGGGTGGAGATGAAGAGGATGATGATTGA